Proteins from one Halovivax limisalsi genomic window:
- a CDS encoding multicopper oxidase family protein encodes MAPLSRRRLIEIGGATTLAGVAGYGVAGQDGSIDPSPTDHEGPELEKYVQPLPRLEVREPDGWYGGGPLHEVPLEEFSTSVHPDLPETTMWGFDGQFPGPVIAGRRGRQLAVRIDNSSLPNEHLFTVDERIAGTTTENYPNHDGPVPEVRNSIHFHGLNVPDEDDGQADMWISPDGETGPRRTKDVQVLPNQQTRLTTTYHDHTRGISRLNNHAGLIGPYLIRERNDAERQLPGGEYDVPLVLVDRSFNDDGSIYYPEEFVASHGGEKALVNGAVWPYMEVEPRRYRFRLLNPSNGRTWGLRLRNETQDDGDVPTMKWFSTGHGYLENVVGVGPYGDIGTMLIAPFERAEFTIDFSDWAGDTFTVTNHALFPFPHGEHHNPNTASPSPDLDEVMQFHVREGSVSDPSTDPEAIDFPTVERPDPDDTAQEREVTMQMEMLDDGTMVHRLNDRSTFDPIQYEPQLGTTETWIIKNETMMSHPLHLHLVRFWVEGSRDLGRPEFNDPRPYQLCEKDTVMIRPEKEVKLTVEFGDYPGVFPFHCHNLEHEDHEMMRPMEVVDDGMSLHGDEQDEA; translated from the coding sequence GTGGCGCCGCTCTCGCGCCGTCGCCTCATCGAGATCGGGGGCGCGACGACGCTGGCGGGGGTCGCCGGCTACGGCGTCGCCGGCCAGGACGGATCGATCGACCCCTCGCCGACCGATCACGAGGGGCCGGAACTCGAGAAGTACGTTCAGCCCCTGCCGCGACTCGAGGTACGCGAACCGGACGGCTGGTACGGTGGCGGTCCCTTGCACGAGGTTCCGCTCGAGGAGTTCTCGACGTCGGTCCACCCGGACCTCCCGGAGACGACGATGTGGGGCTTCGACGGCCAGTTCCCTGGTCCCGTCATCGCCGGGCGTCGCGGTCGACAGCTCGCGGTGCGAATAGATAACAGTTCACTGCCGAACGAGCACCTGTTCACCGTCGACGAACGCATCGCCGGCACCACGACGGAGAACTACCCCAACCACGACGGGCCGGTTCCGGAGGTTCGCAATTCGATTCACTTCCACGGACTCAACGTGCCCGACGAAGACGACGGCCAGGCGGACATGTGGATCTCGCCCGACGGCGAGACCGGCCCGCGTCGTACGAAGGACGTCCAGGTCCTCCCGAACCAGCAGACGCGCCTGACGACGACCTACCACGATCACACGCGCGGAATCAGTCGGCTGAACAACCACGCCGGACTGATCGGGCCGTATCTCATCCGCGAGCGCAACGACGCGGAGCGCCAGCTCCCCGGCGGCGAGTACGACGTCCCGCTCGTCCTTGTCGATCGCTCGTTCAACGACGACGGTTCGATCTACTACCCCGAGGAGTTCGTCGCGAGCCACGGCGGCGAGAAGGCGCTGGTCAACGGGGCGGTCTGGCCGTACATGGAGGTCGAACCGCGCCGCTATCGCTTCCGATTGCTCAACCCCTCGAACGGCCGCACCTGGGGGCTCAGGCTGCGAAACGAGACGCAAGATGACGGCGACGTGCCGACGATGAAGTGGTTCTCCACCGGGCACGGCTACCTCGAGAACGTCGTGGGCGTCGGTCCCTACGGCGACATCGGGACCATGCTGATCGCGCCGTTCGAACGCGCCGAGTTCACGATCGACTTCTCCGACTGGGCGGGCGATACGTTCACCGTCACGAACCACGCCCTCTTCCCCTTCCCGCACGGCGAACACCACAACCCCAACACCGCCAGTCCGTCGCCGGATCTGGACGAGGTGATGCAGTTCCACGTCCGGGAAGGCTCGGTCTCGGACCCGTCCACCGATCCGGAGGCCATCGACTTCCCCACCGTCGAGCGGCCGGACCCCGACGACACCGCCCAGGAGCGCGAGGTCACGATGCAGATGGAGATGCTCGACGACGGGACGATGGTCCACCGGCTCAACGACCGCAGTACGTTCGACCCGATCCAGTACGAGCCCCAACTCGGGACGACCGAGACCTGGATCATCAAGAACGAGACGATGATGTCGCACCCGCTGCACCTGCACCTGGTGCGCTTCTGGGTCGAGGGGTCGCGTGACCTCGGCCGACCGGAGTTCAACGATCCCCGACCGTACCAGCTGTGCGAGAAGGACACCGTCATGATCCGGCCCGAAAAGGAAGTCAAGCTGACGGTCGAGTTCGGCGACTATCCGGGCGTCTTCCCGTTCCACTGCCACAACCTGGAACACGAAGACCACGAAATGATGCGACCGATGGAGGTCGTCGACGACGGGATGTCGCTGCACGGTGACGAACAGGACGAGGCCTGA
- a CDS encoding acyltransferase, with translation MGERIHSIDTLRALTMGFIVALHAEAFEGVGDWGNAVYFGLDAVGRFAVPFFFLTAGYLFAKKHEAMPGYAEQYLSRIASIYGFAVCLYVPLFVATMTVTAVRGGGAPGTAALTAVTTALSPIDLLYYGDSMVYHLWFLPALVVSVALVYAFVRAGLSRYLLPIAFAIHLVGLTGESYTMIANLPIETRDGLFFGFFYTSLGYAIRSNGWEPGPDRRRLFAGLTVLGALAHAVERYALGYVVTDATIAGSVYTPEYTLVTVFYSVALFGFVLSYPSLGRASGVSTLGRYAVWIYIVHPIVLFALGGVAGYAGVASAPVAVRVAWHLAVTPVAYAGSLAGVLLVTAARPVERVQTAGSILRRRTRTGP, from the coding sequence ATGGGGGAGCGAATCCACAGTATCGACACCCTGCGAGCGCTCACGATGGGGTTCATCGTGGCGCTCCACGCGGAAGCGTTCGAGGGCGTCGGGGACTGGGGAAACGCCGTCTACTTCGGACTCGACGCGGTCGGTCGCTTCGCCGTCCCCTTCTTCTTCCTGACGGCCGGCTACCTCTTCGCGAAGAAACACGAGGCGATGCCCGGCTACGCGGAGCAATACCTCTCGCGGATCGCGTCGATCTACGGCTTCGCGGTGTGTCTGTACGTCCCGCTCTTCGTGGCCACGATGACCGTGACCGCCGTGCGAGGCGGTGGCGCGCCAGGAACCGCCGCGCTCACGGCGGTGACCACGGCGCTGTCCCCGATCGACCTCCTCTACTACGGCGACTCGATGGTCTATCACCTGTGGTTCCTCCCCGCCCTCGTCGTCTCCGTCGCACTCGTCTACGCGTTCGTGCGGGCCGGATTGTCCCGCTACCTGCTCCCGATCGCGTTCGCCATCCACCTCGTCGGCCTCACCGGCGAGAGCTATACGATGATCGCGAACCTCCCGATCGAGACCCGTGACGGCCTCTTCTTCGGGTTCTTCTACACCAGTCTCGGCTACGCGATCCGGTCGAACGGCTGGGAGCCGGGTCCGGACCGCCGTCGCCTGTTCGCCGGACTGACCGTCCTCGGGGCGCTCGCACACGCGGTCGAACGCTACGCGCTCGGCTACGTCGTCACCGACGCGACGATCGCCGGGTCAGTCTACACGCCCGAGTACACGCTGGTAACGGTCTTCTACTCCGTCGCCCTCTTCGGGTTCGTCCTCTCGTACCCCTCGCTCGGCCGCGCCAGCGGCGTCTCGACGCTCGGCCGATACGCCGTCTGGATCTACATCGTGCACCCGATCGTCCTCTTCGCGCTCGGCGGCGTCGCCGGATACGCCGGCGTGGCTTCGGCCCCCGTGGCCGTGCGGGTGGCCTGGCACCTCGCCGTCACGCCGGTCGCCTACGCTGGTTCGCTCGCGGGAGTCCTCCTGGTCACCGCCGCTCGGCCGGTCGAACGCGTCCAGACCGCGGGGAGCATCCTTCGACGGCGGACGAGAACGGGCCCGTGA
- a CDS encoding cupin domain-containing protein, with the protein MGYDTAATSDVESVIPDEAGGMWFLKDALDTDHLGVTVLELEAGQAGKPHDESETGQEEVYYVVDGTVAVDLEPETVTLEAGEAIRLDPEERRQLENTGSEPATLVLAGAPL; encoded by the coding sequence ATGGGCTACGATACAGCCGCGACGAGCGACGTCGAGTCGGTGATTCCCGATGAGGCAGGCGGCATGTGGTTCCTGAAGGACGCGCTCGACACCGACCACCTCGGCGTGACGGTTCTCGAACTCGAGGCTGGGCAGGCCGGGAAACCGCACGACGAGTCCGAGACCGGACAGGAAGAGGTCTACTACGTGGTCGACGGCACGGTCGCCGTCGATCTCGAGCCGGAGACGGTCACGCTGGAGGCGGGCGAGGCGATCCGCCTCGATCCCGAGGAACGCCGGCAGCTCGAGAACACCGGGTCGGAGCCCGCGACGCTGGTGCTGGCGGGGGCACCGCTGTAA
- a CDS encoding Glu/Leu/Phe/Val dehydrogenase family protein — MVFDAVSEGGHEQVSYFADPETGLQAIIAVHDTTLGPGLGGTRILDYETEDDALSDVLRLSKAMTMKAAAADLDLGGAKAVIVGDHESIKTDALLRAYGRAVEAMGGRYITSVDVNSSVPDMEVIATETEYVAGRADGLGDPSPITATGVRRGIETAVEFEYGTDSLEDVSVVVQGLGKVGSALTGQLVERGASVTVSDISQENLASIRESYDVDVVDPDAVYDESCDVFAPCAIGGVVNDETIPRLACDIVAGAANNILAERRHADALADRDIRYVPDYVINAGGLITVAEEYHGGTREDAMAKARAIGDRLETMLERADGSEMTVLDAAEAYARERIEAADRATPASFD; from the coding sequence ATGGTGTTCGACGCGGTGTCCGAGGGCGGGCACGAACAGGTTTCGTACTTCGCCGATCCGGAGACGGGGCTTCAGGCCATTATCGCGGTTCACGATACCACGCTGGGCCCCGGCCTGGGCGGCACGCGAATCCTCGACTACGAGACGGAGGACGACGCCCTGTCGGACGTCCTGCGCCTGTCGAAGGCGATGACGATGAAGGCCGCGGCGGCCGACCTCGATCTGGGCGGAGCCAAGGCCGTCATCGTCGGCGACCACGAGTCGATCAAGACCGACGCCCTCCTGCGGGCCTACGGCCGCGCAGTCGAGGCGATGGGCGGACGTTACATCACCTCCGTCGACGTCAACTCCTCGGTTCCCGACATGGAGGTCATCGCGACGGAGACGGAGTACGTCGCCGGCCGGGCGGACGGTCTCGGCGATCCGTCGCCGATCACGGCCACCGGCGTCCGTCGTGGGATCGAGACCGCGGTCGAATTCGAGTACGGCACGGACTCCCTGGAGGACGTCTCCGTCGTCGTCCAGGGGCTCGGCAAGGTCGGGTCGGCCCTGACCGGCCAGCTGGTCGAACGCGGTGCGTCGGTGACGGTCTCCGACATCAGTCAGGAGAACCTCGCCTCGATTCGCGAGTCCTACGACGTCGACGTCGTCGACCCAGACGCGGTCTACGACGAGTCCTGCGACGTCTTCGCGCCGTGTGCGATCGGCGGCGTCGTGAACGACGAGACGATCCCGCGCCTCGCCTGTGATATCGTCGCCGGTGCCGCGAACAACATCCTCGCCGAGCGGCGCCACGCCGACGCGCTCGCCGATCGGGATATCCGTTACGTGCCCGACTACGTGATCAACGCGGGCGGGCTCATCACCGTCGCGGAGGAGTACCACGGCGGCACGCGCGAGGACGCGATGGCCAAGGCCCGGGCGATCGGCGACCGGCTCGAGACCATGCTCGAACGCGCCGACGGCTCGGAGATGACCGTTCTGGACGCCGCGGAGGCCTACGCCCGAGAGCGCATCGAGGCCGCCGACCGGGCGACGCCGGCGTCGTTCGACTGA
- a CDS encoding ribonucleoside-diphosphate reductase: MERTYTPTAVMDRASRSNRYYRNAVERHWDPAAIDLETDLENLLAHAEATDEFDRRHLDAIVTGIAKFGAGEDAVTEDLAPFAVVLEDIDDQLFLTTQLYEEAKHADFFDRYWRTVVWGVEDHLGWDRTSPRDEKWFDDSFLELFDRNKRATQRLLEDDSPETRAIAYSHYHLTVEGILAQTGYYGMSRSFGGEFEALPHLPGLVEGFERIRSDEGRHVGFGMNQLSSLVESGRVDASLIEETVTDLLPLVQGIATDERFGLGGQSAGMKPTELAAYALEKHEQRLAQIEDVSADVPDLDDLVSIDPAE, from the coding sequence ATGGAGCGGACGTACACGCCGACGGCCGTGATGGACCGAGCCTCGCGGTCGAACCGGTACTACCGGAATGCGGTCGAGCGCCACTGGGATCCGGCCGCGATCGATCTCGAGACGGATCTGGAAAATCTGCTCGCCCACGCGGAGGCGACGGACGAATTCGACCGGCGCCACCTCGACGCCATCGTGACGGGAATCGCGAAGTTCGGTGCGGGCGAGGACGCCGTAACCGAGGATCTGGCGCCGTTCGCCGTCGTCCTCGAGGATATCGACGACCAGCTGTTTCTCACCACTCAGCTCTACGAGGAGGCAAAGCACGCGGATTTCTTCGATCGGTACTGGCGCACGGTGGTCTGGGGCGTCGAGGACCACCTCGGCTGGGATCGCACGAGTCCGCGTGACGAGAAGTGGTTCGACGACTCGTTCCTGGAACTGTTCGATCGCAACAAACGAGCCACGCAGCGGTTGTTGGAGGACGATTCGCCCGAAACCCGTGCGATCGCGTACAGTCACTACCACCTCACGGTCGAAGGCATCCTCGCCCAAACCGGCTACTACGGCATGAGTCGCTCCTTCGGCGGCGAGTTCGAGGCCCTGCCCCACCTTCCAGGCCTCGTCGAGGGCTTCGAGCGGATCCGGAGCGACGAGGGCCGCCACGTCGGTTTCGGGATGAACCAGCTTTCGTCCCTCGTCGAATCCGGTCGGGTCGATGCGTCGCTGATCGAGGAGACCGTCACCGACCTCCTCCCGCTGGTCCAGGGCATCGCCACGGACGAGCGGTTCGGCCTCGGGGGCCAGTCGGCGGGGATGAAACCGACGGAACTGGCGGCCTACGCGCTGGAGAAACACGAACAGCGCCTCGCCCAGATCGAAGACGTCTCCGCCGACGTGCCCGACCTCGACGACCTCGTTTCGATCGACCCCGCCGAATGA
- a CDS encoding heterodisulfide reductase-related iron-sulfur binding cluster yields the protein MSGGVDGAVTLATSEATRETYWGITDTEYAIFYLFATIAILVFLYGFVSRFARYARASDDPFPRVDEIHERVVGATKIVLSNEKQFNRDLYGGLMHAFIMWGFLTLFIATVIIMVDEYAVQKIFQQPSFWIGDFYLSYQFIVDAMGLLFVVGLGMAIYRRYWVGNHRLLDRHTSLEDDVFVWTLFFLGAGGFLLEGLRIYSMGIPDFERVSFVGYALALGFDAMGLSTLGPEAAGFNTAGFNVENVHWAIWWLHSLNAFFFIAWIPYAKPFHMFSSFANVVTRDEKAGRRLPNVPSDLDATNAESIEDFTWKEMLDQDACTKCGRCSAACPAKASDRPLDPRNVILDLKQYREELDAGETEEKPIIADGGASVIDSETMESCMACMACMDACPVEIEHLKSFTKLNRQLTDQGDVRSSMQDVFQNVMQDGNTFGNSPRDRADWADELEFDLTDAREEEVDYLWYVGDYPSYDDRNKRVARSLATILQEADVSFGILFEDEKYDGNDIRRVGEEFLYVELAGHHVETWDDCDFDTIVCTDPHSYNTFENEYPELDFEEFADDPMMPFEYTDSWNADGEIDVLHWTQAIEELVTEGKLDLTGTELDYTVTYHDPCHLGRYNDEYEAPRELIRATGADLHEMPRNRADSFCCGGGGGGLWMDFEEEPKPSEERLREALEDTEAGAAVEKFVVACPMCMTMYEDGRKTGGFEDDIEIVDVAELLVEALGKADEANVEIAAD from the coding sequence ATGTCTGGAGGCGTCGACGGTGCCGTTACCCTCGCGACGAGCGAGGCGACTCGCGAGACGTACTGGGGTATCACCGACACCGAATACGCGATCTTCTACCTGTTCGCGACGATCGCGATTCTCGTCTTTCTCTATGGGTTCGTGAGCCGGTTCGCCCGGTACGCGCGAGCCAGCGACGATCCGTTCCCGCGCGTCGACGAGATCCACGAACGCGTCGTCGGGGCGACGAAGATCGTCCTCTCGAACGAGAAGCAGTTCAACCGCGACCTCTACGGCGGCCTGATGCACGCGTTCATCATGTGGGGCTTTCTGACCCTGTTCATCGCGACGGTGATCATCATGGTCGACGAGTACGCCGTCCAGAAGATCTTCCAGCAACCATCGTTCTGGATCGGCGACTTCTACCTCTCCTACCAGTTCATCGTCGACGCCATGGGGCTGCTGTTCGTCGTCGGGCTCGGGATGGCGATCTACCGGCGATACTGGGTCGGCAATCACCGGTTACTCGACCGCCACACCTCTCTGGAGGACGACGTCTTCGTCTGGACGCTGTTCTTCCTCGGCGCGGGCGGCTTCCTGCTCGAAGGCCTTCGCATCTACTCGATGGGCATTCCCGACTTCGAGCGGGTCAGCTTCGTCGGCTACGCGCTCGCGCTCGGGTTCGACGCGATGGGCCTGTCGACGCTCGGTCCGGAGGCGGCCGGCTTCAATACGGCCGGGTTCAACGTCGAGAACGTCCACTGGGCGATCTGGTGGCTCCACTCGCTGAACGCCTTCTTCTTCATCGCGTGGATCCCCTACGCCAAGCCGTTCCACATGTTCTCGTCGTTCGCGAACGTCGTCACGCGCGACGAGAAGGCGGGCCGGCGCCTCCCCAACGTCCCGTCGGATCTGGACGCGACGAACGCCGAATCCATCGAGGACTTCACCTGGAAGGAGATGCTCGACCAGGACGCCTGCACCAAGTGCGGCCGCTGTTCGGCCGCCTGCCCGGCGAAAGCCTCCGATCGCCCGCTCGACCCGCGGAACGTAATCTTGGACCTGAAACAGTACCGCGAGGAACTCGACGCCGGCGAGACCGAGGAGAAACCGATCATCGCCGACGGGGGCGCATCGGTCATCGATAGCGAGACGATGGAGTCTTGCATGGCATGCATGGCCTGCATGGACGCCTGTCCCGTCGAGATCGAGCACCTGAAGAGCTTCACGAAGCTCAACCGCCAGCTGACCGACCAGGGCGACGTCCGCTCGTCTATGCAGGACGTCTTCCAGAACGTGATGCAGGACGGCAACACGTTCGGGAACAGCCCCCGGGATCGGGCGGACTGGGCCGACGAGCTCGAGTTCGACCTCACTGACGCCCGCGAGGAGGAAGTCGACTACCTCTGGTACGTCGGCGACTACCCGAGCTACGACGACCGCAACAAGCGGGTCGCTCGCTCGCTCGCGACGATCTTACAGGAGGCCGACGTCAGCTTCGGCATCCTCTTCGAGGACGAGAAGTACGACGGCAACGACATCCGCCGCGTCGGCGAGGAGTTCCTCTACGTCGAACTCGCCGGCCACCACGTCGAAACGTGGGACGACTGTGACTTCGACACCATCGTCTGTACGGACCCACACTCCTACAACACGTTCGAAAACGAGTATCCGGAGCTCGACTTCGAGGAGTTCGCGGACGACCCGATGATGCCGTTCGAGTACACCGACTCGTGGAACGCCGACGGCGAGATCGACGTCCTCCACTGGACGCAGGCCATCGAGGAACTCGTCACCGAGGGGAAACTCGACCTCACGGGGACCGAACTCGACTACACGGTCACCTACCACGATCCGTGTCACCTCGGCCGGTACAACGACGAGTACGAGGCCCCGCGGGAACTCATCCGGGCGACGGGCGCCGACCTCCACGAGATGCCGCGCAACCGCGCGGATTCGTTCTGCTGCGGCGGCGGTGGCGGCGGCCTCTGGATGGACTTCGAGGAAGAGCCCAAACCGAGCGAAGAGCGCCTGCGAGAGGCCCTGGAGGATACCGAGGCCGGCGCGGCCGTCGAGAAGTTCGTCGTCGCCTGCCCGATGTGCATGACGATGTACGAGGACGGCCGCAAGACCGGCGGCTTCGAGGACGACATCGAGATCGTCGACGTCGCCGAACTGCTCGTCGAGGCGCTCGGGAAGGCCGACGAGGCCAACGTCGAGATCGCGGCGGACTGA
- a CDS encoding HalOD1 output domain-containing protein, with protein MGVHIVSEVADREGVDPTELRPPLHDVIDPEALDALFEPTTTSQRARDGSVTFAYCGYEVTVTAAGDISIGSEPSAGERAGDRREPAIE; from the coding sequence ATGGGGGTACACATAGTCAGTGAAGTAGCCGACCGCGAAGGTGTCGATCCGACCGAGCTCAGACCGCCGCTTCACGACGTTATCGATCCGGAGGCGCTGGATGCTCTGTTCGAACCGACTACGACGAGCCAGCGCGCTCGCGACGGGTCGGTCACGTTCGCGTACTGCGGGTACGAGGTGACCGTCACGGCCGCGGGCGACATCTCGATCGGGAGCGAACCGTCGGCCGGGGAGCGTGCGGGCGACCGCCGAGAACCGGCGATCGAATAG
- a CDS encoding rhomboid family intramembrane serine protease gives MLPSTTQLVVVGAMALALGYAARTGDVRAGHARLRRRLLYGVPWGTALTVAVLATFYLVVQYGLVHPDEPSTYAFVSWSYFYPLGLVTAGLAHASTAHLVSNLTATVVFGAIVEWTWGHYPPDEPGRARPGSGLRSSPWVRAVALFPLALFVAAFLTAVFSLGPGLGFSGAVYALLGFAAVAAPRLAIGGVVASSALGVLYDALTSPVLRAGIESGAPQPPGWAGVGFHAHLLGFLLGVVAAIGLSRARSVRPRPMSVFAAIVLVGLVQSVWLLVWPGDADTFVMYRGVGVAFFLALSVVVTVAVAGSDRPLPRPLAGVRWVPSRRRLAAGWLGALTILFGLSVVGSLSVPGAAFVIGVSAAAYVLLVLPALPPLLPSSLTGGRVTRRQTAFAGLVAFTAVVALVGVPYGFALVGDDVPGSGAVSVGDYTVTYEENVTADRRLLAFPGAGDQSTFDGVLVASDDRELFTVAERATILEHERETTIAVGGVGWYETVRAERIGWTVLGNETAYAVDLVHDGETTRSFRSDGARVDATIADRRIEIVPTGDAFEIRVERDAAAIGSVPIPRPNATERVGDLEFHVQSDTTPATLYVTVDGTTVQIATRAADKAAEPLRVDAG, from the coding sequence TACGGCCTCGTCCACCCGGACGAGCCGTCGACGTACGCGTTCGTCTCGTGGTCGTACTTCTATCCGCTGGGGCTGGTGACCGCCGGACTGGCCCACGCGTCGACGGCTCACCTCGTCTCGAACCTCACGGCGACGGTCGTCTTCGGAGCGATCGTCGAGTGGACCTGGGGACACTATCCACCCGATGAACCCGGACGTGCTCGTCCGGGTTCCGGGCTGCGCTCGAGCCCCTGGGTCCGGGCGGTCGCGCTGTTCCCGCTCGCGCTCTTCGTCGCAGCCTTCCTCACCGCCGTGTTCTCGCTCGGGCCGGGGCTCGGCTTTTCGGGCGCGGTCTACGCCCTTCTCGGGTTCGCGGCGGTCGCGGCGCCGCGCCTCGCCATCGGAGGTGTCGTCGCCAGTTCGGCCCTGGGCGTGCTCTACGACGCCCTCACGAGCCCGGTTCTCAGGGCGGGGATCGAGTCGGGAGCGCCGCAGCCGCCGGGGTGGGCCGGCGTCGGATTTCACGCCCACCTGCTGGGGTTCCTGCTCGGCGTCGTCGCCGCGATTGGACTCTCTCGCGCCAGATCCGTCCGGCCGCGGCCGATGTCCGTCTTCGCGGCGATCGTGCTCGTCGGGCTCGTCCAGTCGGTCTGGTTGCTCGTCTGGCCTGGTGATGCGGACACCTTCGTCATGTACCGGGGCGTCGGCGTCGCGTTCTTCCTCGCGCTGTCGGTCGTCGTCACTGTCGCCGTGGCCGGGAGCGACCGCCCGCTTCCGCGTCCCCTGGCCGGCGTCCGGTGGGTGCCGAGCCGCCGCCGACTGGCCGCGGGTTGGCTCGGCGCGCTGACGATCCTGTTCGGTCTGTCGGTCGTCGGCTCGCTGTCTGTTCCCGGGGCCGCGTTCGTCATCGGCGTCTCCGCAGCCGCGTACGTCCTCCTCGTCCTGCCCGCCCTCCCGCCGCTCTTGCCGTCCTCCCTCACCGGTGGCCGGGTCACGCGTCGACAAACCGCGTTCGCGGGGCTCGTCGCGTTTACGGCCGTCGTCGCCCTCGTCGGCGTCCCGTACGGGTTCGCGCTCGTGGGCGACGACGTGCCGGGGAGCGGCGCGGTGTCCGTCGGCGACTACACGGTCACCTACGAGGAGAACGTGACCGCCGACCGGCGACTGCTCGCGTTTCCGGGGGCCGGCGACCAGTCGACCTTCGACGGCGTGCTGGTCGCCAGTGACGATCGGGAACTGTTCACCGTGGCCGAGCGCGCCACGATCCTCGAACACGAACGCGAGACGACGATCGCCGTCGGTGGCGTCGGCTGGTACGAGACGGTTCGTGCGGAGCGCATCGGCTGGACGGTCCTCGGCAACGAGACGGCGTACGCGGTCGACCTCGTCCACGACGGCGAGACCACCCGGTCGTTCCGGTCCGACGGCGCGCGGGTCGACGCGACGATCGCCGATCGCCGCATCGAGATCGTCCCAACGGGTGATGCCTTCGAAATTCGAGTCGAACGAGACGCCGCGGCGATCGGTTCGGTCCCGATCCCACGACCGAACGCGACCGAGCGCGTCGGGGACCTCGAATTCCACGTCCAATCCGACACTACTCCGGCGACACTGTACGTCACGGTCGATGGAACGACCGTCCAGATCGCCACGCGAGCGGCCGACAAAGCGGCTGAACCGCTTCGAGTCGACGCGGGATAG